Part of the Thermodesulfobacteriota bacterium genome is shown below.
TGGCAAAAAGGAGAAGTCAGCGCAAACTGCCCTGGAAAAAATAAGGGAGAAGTTTGGCAACTTAGATAAGGCTTTACAGGAGGCCAGACACAACCTGGAGACGGCCGGTCGTGAGCATGAGCGGCTGATCAAAGATCGCGCCGCTCTGGAGGAGGAGACTGATAAGGTCCGTGCTGCCGCCCTTGCGGATGTCGTACCATTCGGGATCAGCCGGATTCCGTTAGACAGTCTCGACGCCCTATTGAAAGACCTGACCGGACGCAAAGATATCTGGCAGACAAAAGAGGCTGAAAAAACCGTTCAGGAGAAAAAGATCGATGAACTGAAAGCCGATATCGAGAAATACAATGCCCTGCTGGATAACCTCGATGCAGATCTGGCGGCAAGACGTAAAGATTATGACGATCTGAAGATAGAGTATGAATCCCTGAGCGGTGCACGCCGGGAACTTTTCGGAGAAAAGAACGCTGACAAAGAGGAAAAACATCTGGCGGACGTCGTGGATAAGGCGGGTAAGGTTTTTGAAAAAGCACGCGAAGAATATGGGCAAATTGAAAAAGAGATCAGCGCCCTGAAAGAGAAAATAGATTTATTGAAAGTAAAAATAGGAAATCGGGCAAAGGAACTGGCGCAGGCTGAACCGAAACTGATGGAGCGGATCAAAACGGCGGGATTTGAAGACGAGGCAGACTACCTGTCATCACGCCTGACGGAGGAAGAACGGGAAATCCTCGCTGACAAAAAGAACTCCCTGATCAAGGAAAAAACAGAGCTTGATACCCGCCGGAAGGACAGGTCGGAGACGCTTGCATCCGAGAGAGAGAAGAATCTGACGGATCAATCCATAGAAACGCTTAAAGAAAACATAAGCGCCTGTGATTCAGACCTTAAAAAGATAAGCCTTGATATTGGCGGAATCATAAGGATCTTGAGTGAAAATAAAAAACTAAAGGAAAAGCAGCAGGAACGCATAAAGAACATTGAAACCCGGAAAAAGGAATGCGCACGCTGGGATGACCTGCATCAACTCATCGGCTCAGCCGACGGAAAGAAATTCCGGAACTTTGCACAGGGTCTGACGTTCGAGATGATGACGGCGCATGCCAACCGCCGGCTCAGGAAGATGTCGGATCGTTACCTGCTCGTACGCGATACATCACAACCGCTGGAATTGAATGTTATCGACAATTACCAGGCGGGTGAGATCCGTTCCACGAAAAATCTCTCCGGCGGTGAAAGCTTTATTGTGAGCCTTGCCCTGGCGCTCGGCCTTTCTCATATGGCAAGCAGAAATGTGCGGGTTGACTCACTCTTCCTTGATGAAGGGTTTGGGACCCTCGATGAAGATGCACTTGAAACAGCCCTGGAGACTCTTGCGGGATTACAGCAGGACGGCAAGTTAATCGGCGTGATATCGCATGTCACGGCGCTTAAGGAGCGCATAAACACACAGATACAGGTAATCCCCGAGACAGGCGGTCGCAGCAACCTGA
Proteins encoded:
- a CDS encoding SbcC/MukB-like Walker B domain-containing protein, coding for EERKQLEDGKPCPLCGATEHPYAKGNVPVLNEAEADLQKTKDEFKKVSRHLNKLEADRVRTATEIQHTEKEMAEKNATLDADEKQCADALLSLKIEVSRLDRAGKIHKEIADVQAKIAKTSGIIAIAEENGKKEKSAQTALEKIREKFGNLDKALQEARHNLETAGREHERLIKDRAALEEETDKVRAAALADVVPFGISRIPLDSLDALLKDLTGRKDIWQTKEAEKTVQEKKIDELKADIEKYNALLDNLDADLAARRKDYDDLKIEYESLSGARRELFGEKNADKEEKHLADVVDKAGKVFEKAREEYGQIEKEISALKEKIDLLKVKIGNRAKELAQAEPKLMERIKTAGFEDEADYLSSRLTEEEREILADKKNSLIKEKTELDTRRKDRSETLASEREKNLTDQSIETLKENISACDSDLKKISLDIGGIIRILSENKKLKEKQQERIKNIETRKKECARWDDLHQLIGSADGKKFRNFAQGLTFEMMTAHANRRLRKMSDRYLLVRDTSQPLELNVIDNYQAGEIRSTKNLSGGESFIVSLALALGLSHMASRNVRVDSLFLDEGFGTLDEDALETALETLAGLQQDGKLIGVISHVTALKERINTQIQVIPETGGRSNLSGPGCRRI